A window from Glaciimonas sp. PCH181 encodes these proteins:
- a CDS encoding DUF494 family protein: MFEVLVYLYETYYRPDACPEPEALVKKLSAIGFEEDEISKALGWLTDLAETNHAYADRYPQQTAFSFGMRIYAPQEMDALGTAAIGFVQFLESAKMLNPVQREIVIERALAVSESPVSLDKLKVIVLMVLWSQGKEPDGLMFDELFLDDDEDPEPRLLH; this comes from the coding sequence ATGTTTGAAGTCCTAGTTTACCTTTATGAAACATATTACCGACCCGATGCCTGCCCTGAACCCGAGGCCTTGGTAAAGAAACTGTCGGCAATCGGTTTTGAAGAGGACGAAATCTCCAAAGCCCTTGGATGGCTGACCGATCTGGCGGAAACCAATCACGCTTACGCCGATCGTTATCCGCAGCAAACTGCATTTTCATTCGGCATGCGGATTTATGCTCCACAAGAAATGGACGCACTAGGCACCGCCGCGATAGGTTTCGTTCAGTTTCTGGAGTCGGCCAAGATGCTGAATCCGGTACAGCGTGAAATCGTCATAGAGCGCGCACTGGCCGTCAGCGAGTCACCGGTATCCCTGGATAAGCTCAAGGTAATTGTGCTGATGGTGCTGTGGAGTCAGGGAAAAGAGCCTGACGGATTAATGTTTGATGAGCTTTTTCTCGATGACGACGAAGACCCAGAACCGCGTCTGCTGCACTAA
- a CDS encoding LysM peptidoglycan-binding domain-containing protein — MKKFSTAAVLLAFATGIGMSSISYAQAAAPARCAFLSNAPDQHVVVRGDTLWGISGHFLQNAWCWPQVWGMNREQIRNPHWIYPGQIVYFDRVAGRLRLGTPTGGAPDTMKLSPQIRVEGLGREAIPAIPADKIGPFLSQPLIVEDEELSGAPHIVAVQEGHVNLGRNDLAYVRGNLNGGTAFQAFRPGKQLKDPVTGQVIANEAVYLGSLKLERAAKADSEVNTFRVVEAKQEMGAGDRLIAEPIAPVLNYVPHAPASEVNARIVSVYGGVTSAGQNDIVTINQGAADNIEVGDVLQLYRFGKTVVDPLDKKVAVKLPDEQYGTLFIFRIFKHISYGLIMQVRDTVDVGDIARSPE; from the coding sequence ATGAAAAAGTTTAGCACAGCTGCAGTCCTTCTCGCTTTTGCAACCGGCATTGGCATGTCGTCAATCTCTTATGCGCAAGCGGCAGCACCGGCGCGTTGTGCATTTTTGTCGAATGCACCGGATCAGCATGTGGTGGTACGCGGCGATACGTTATGGGGAATTTCCGGCCATTTCTTACAGAATGCGTGGTGTTGGCCGCAAGTGTGGGGCATGAATCGCGAGCAAATTCGTAATCCACACTGGATTTATCCCGGGCAAATCGTTTATTTTGATCGCGTTGCTGGCCGATTGCGACTCGGTACCCCGACTGGCGGCGCACCGGATACGATGAAGTTGTCGCCGCAAATCCGGGTCGAAGGTCTGGGGCGCGAAGCGATTCCGGCTATTCCCGCAGATAAAATTGGACCGTTTCTTTCGCAACCGCTGATTGTCGAGGACGAGGAATTGTCCGGCGCGCCGCATATCGTGGCGGTGCAAGAAGGCCATGTCAATCTGGGCCGTAATGATCTGGCTTACGTGCGCGGCAATCTGAACGGCGGCACCGCATTTCAGGCATTTCGTCCCGGTAAACAGTTGAAGGATCCCGTCACCGGGCAAGTCATCGCCAACGAAGCCGTCTATCTGGGCAGCTTGAAATTGGAACGCGCGGCTAAAGCCGACAGCGAGGTGAATACTTTCCGTGTAGTCGAAGCCAAGCAAGAAATGGGCGCCGGAGATCGTCTTATCGCGGAGCCGATTGCGCCGGTCTTAAACTACGTGCCGCATGCGCCCGCAAGTGAGGTCAACGCACGCATCGTGTCGGTATATGGCGGCGTCACCAGCGCGGGTCAAAATGACATCGTCACTATCAACCAGGGCGCGGCGGACAATATCGAGGTCGGCGACGTGTTGCAGCTATACCGTTTTGGCAAAACTGTGGTCGATCCTTTAGACAAAAAAGTAGCCGTCAAACTGCCCGATGAGCAATACGGCACCTTGTTTATTTTCCGCATATTTAAGCATATCTCCTATGGCTTGATTATGCAGGTACGGGATACAGTGGACGTTGGCGATATTGCCAGGTCACCAGAGTAA
- the dprA gene encoding DNA-processing protein DprA, translating into MGQPALQSDLVDWLRLEQTAGVGSSTACVLLTTFGLPANIFASSLTALRRVVSEKIGLALLAPISDLTERRFECALAWAQQPNHRILTLADDDYPSSLLNIPDPPLLLYVMGRVELLKRPSLAVVGSRNATVQGNANADRFSEMLSQRGLTIISGLALGIDSAAHRGALRCLANNTDCGGSTVAVIGTGADIVYPARNRDLAHQIAELGCIVSEYPLGMSGIAANFPRRNRIISGLSSGVLVIEAAAQSGSLITARMAAEQGRDVFAIPGSIHSPLSKGCHQLIKQGAKLVESAQDILEEMLPVHAPIRSTRVTSHVTECLSQSAMTYDEDGIKNDESADDAIKNPKDQLLTALGFDPASLDALAARSGMDIAALNAQLLTLELEGLVEMLPGGVYRRLG; encoded by the coding sequence ATCGGTCAGCCTGCGTTGCAGAGCGATCTGGTCGACTGGCTGCGGCTGGAACAAACCGCCGGTGTCGGCTCCAGCACTGCGTGCGTGCTGTTGACGACCTTCGGTCTGCCTGCGAACATTTTTGCCAGTTCGCTGACAGCTCTCCGGAGAGTGGTCTCGGAAAAAATCGGATTAGCGCTGCTAGCACCGATATCAGATCTGACCGAAAGGCGATTTGAATGCGCATTAGCGTGGGCGCAGCAGCCGAATCATCGGATCTTGACGTTAGCCGATGATGATTACCCCTCTTCATTATTGAACATTCCCGATCCGCCGCTTTTGCTCTATGTCATGGGCCGGGTCGAATTGCTGAAGCGGCCATCGTTAGCCGTAGTTGGCAGCCGCAACGCGACGGTGCAAGGCAACGCCAATGCGGATCGATTTTCAGAGATGCTGAGTCAACGCGGCTTAACCATTATTTCCGGTTTGGCGCTAGGAATCGATAGCGCTGCCCATCGCGGTGCCTTGCGCTGTCTGGCGAACAATACAGATTGCGGCGGCAGCACCGTAGCCGTCATTGGCACTGGCGCGGATATTGTTTATCCGGCGCGTAATCGTGATTTGGCGCACCAGATTGCAGAGCTGGGCTGCATTGTTAGTGAGTACCCGCTAGGTATGTCGGGTATTGCTGCTAACTTCCCACGCCGCAACAGGATTATTTCCGGCCTCTCGTCCGGCGTGCTGGTGATCGAAGCCGCAGCGCAGTCGGGTTCATTGATCACTGCGCGCATGGCGGCCGAGCAGGGCAGAGATGTATTTGCTATCCCCGGCTCGATTCATTCGCCGCTCTCAAAAGGTTGTCATCAGCTGATCAAACAAGGGGCAAAATTGGTCGAGTCGGCACAGGATATCTTGGAAGAAATGCTGCCTGTGCATGCACCGATACGTTCAACCCGAGTCACTTCCCATGTAACTGAATGCCTTTCTCAATCGGCGATGACGTACGATGAGGACGGCATTAAAAATGATGAAAGCGCCGATGATGCGATCAAAAATCCTAAGGACCAGCTACTGACAGCGCTGGGATTCGATCCTGCCAGTCTCGATGCGCTGGCCGCCCGCAGCGGTATGGATATCGCAGCATTAAACGCGCAGCTGTTAACATTAGAGCTTGAAGGTTTGGTCGAGATGCTGCCCGGTGGCGTGTATCGACGATTGGGATAA